cctaaatgcCTGGAtcttatcagagaaaaaggtgaaCATGGATTAACAGGCACTGGGCTAGTGAGTATAAGAATGTTggtgaaacactgatttgtaatatgaaactgctttattcagtgatttcacctggtccgtttgttgtGGTGAAGAAGAAACCTGAACGCTGAAAAAATCCTGACCGGGAGTTCACACTTGACACATGAAAAACgtgtcagctggttgcaatcagcACTCCTCAATGCTAGTCGCCATTAAATatccctaaatccttcacactgctcctttaagaacGTTTTCCTCATTATACTTCCATGATTTTATTTACTgtaagtaacattttcaatgcagggcTCTTACTTGTAACagaatatttttacagtgtggtattaatacttttacttttggtttttggtaaaggatctgaatacttcctccacgtCTGCCTCTCACCTGATAGCATTAATTTGTCATCTCGTTTCATCCTGTACACACCAGGGCACCATAACTGTTTATTGTGATGCAGTTAGGTCTTCTTGACTATAGCCAGCTTAATATTGCTCTGTAACTTCCTCCCTTTACTACTcgttttcttcctctttcttcctaTCAGGTACCTGATCCAGTTCTTGTCTTTGCTGTCTGAGCAGCAAGCTGTAAACAAGATGACACCCAGTAACATTGCCATCGTGCTGGGGCCCAACCTGCTCTGGCCACGAGCTGAAGGGTGCGCAGCAACCTGGTTATCTTTGTCTTTACCCTGCGTGTACTGTAACCATACTCCATTCACACGTTCCCCTGTCCTGCCTGCTCTTCCTCTTTCATCATCTTTGTGTCTTAATATGAAGGATGAGCATTTGTGACATATTTCATCAGCAAAACCAGACCTACTGGTCACATGATACTGAACCGCAGCATCCTGTTCACTGAAAAACCGTGACAGATGGTTCATGAGGCTAACGTTTTCTTAGCagtgaggtggggggggggggtgcattAATTATAGGAAGTGCAGTCTTGATGGCAAATATACTCTCAGTGGTTAAACCTCAATGGACAGAATGTCTTACTTGAGTGACACCATAGTTAGATTTGTATCTCTAACCATGAAAACCTAAGTTAATGTCACCATATTCTGCAGCCTGAACCCTTATCCGTCCCACGTTTTAACCCTCCACCTCTCTGCCTCTTTAGGGAAGCTGCTCTGTTTGACATGGCGTCAGCGTCTTCGGTGCAAGTGGTGACGGTCATTGAGCCTCTTATTCAgtacagctccagcctcttccCTGAAGGTATACAAACACTGACGTACTCTCTTCACGTGCTCTCAGTACACAGTCTTTAAAGGGTTATTCTGTTTAATACAACTTGAATTTAGCATTTTTATCAGCTATAATGACATTGTAATTTTCAAACCCACAACTGAGATCTAAGAATATAGCGGCATCGCTACAATGAGTCAGATGATCAGACAATTTGTAAACATCAGGGCTGGTGCCTGGGGGTGAGAAGGAGCTGTAGGCCCCTATTGACCTCCATTTCTTCCCTTGTCTTTGCAGTTGTATTTGTATTAATAAGTAATTAATAATtagtttgtgttgctgtgtttaaGCCCAGATTTATTGAGGAATATGTACCATATAAGCATAAGATAAACTGAAATAATACAGATTTATAAATCTAGATCTTAATTTTTCAAGATGGAGCCTCAGCATAATGTATTGACGCAGGTGCCACCTTAATGTATAAGCTGTCATGCCATTACATGCAGCATAGCTTCATATTAAACAGGTTTTCTCATATGGTGATTTTGATATTTACTACTTATTTGTTCTATTTTTATGTctaaaaatataatacaaaaagcGGTAAATGTAAatgatgccttttttttttaatacagtgaCACCTTACTAGAATGTccaataaaaaaatgacaatggcCAAATCTTGTGGCACTATTGGCCCGTCCTTAACGCATCGCAGTGTGCTGCTGCACCCGCTCTGGAAACTGCAAATCTGAACAATTTTATTTGGGAGGTAAAACTGAAAGTCAGCACACCCACTGCACAggaaacacaaacaactacTGCAAGTACAATGAGTCAAGGGTGAACCAGGAAGTCAGTCTATAAACTCTAAATGTTTACAACAGATAGTTTGggttgtttcatttttccaaatcAATTTAGCTGACACGTGGGTTTGTTTAAAACCTGTCTGGTCATTTGACTGCTGCTTTCTTGCCCAACTGGACTTATTGTTTGTGATGTCAGATCTCAGGGACAGAATAGTTGAGTACAATGGTATCACAGATGGGAAATATTGCcaaaactgaacaaataaaacacaagaagaaCAGTTCTTATAAAGAAATGCTGTCTATTTGATGGAGCACTCATAAATTtcactctgttttgttttggtcagCTGTATCCTTTGAGATCCCAGAACTTCCTGAGGTCTCAGATGTGTCCCTACCAGTTCCTGTTGCCCAGTCTCTGATGTCAGAAAGGGGGAAACTGAGCAGAACAGTCTCCTCATCATccactgcctcctcctcctgctcctcttatCACCTTCCTCTCTCAAAGTCAAACAGGTACCGCTCGGTGACGACACAGCTCACAAATTGCATTCACAACGCAGCTTTGTATCATTATTGTGATGACAGCACAATCATAACACACTGACTGCCTTAGATTATGACCTTATGACAAGCTGCTCTGGGTTTGGCAGCAAAAGGTAATGTTCCAGTTTCATTTTCTTCCCACCAGCACAGCCTCACAGGACAGTGGGGCTTTCGTCTTTGTGAAATCTGGCTCCCTGAGTCGTACTGGCACCTCCACATGGGGCAGCCCTGCAGCTGACTCAACAGCAACAACCCATCAGAGCACAACATCCAGCAGCTCGTCCTCACTCGATCCCAGCCCCGTTGGGGCCTCCAACACTTCCACCACCTCTGACCTGACAGCACTTCCTAAAGCAATGGGATCAGCACCAACCCCAGGTCAGATCAGGAGTCCCACACAGAAGCAGTGCTCAGACCAAGGCCAGCTGGAGCCAATTTTGGAGGCTACTCCAGACTCTCCAAGAGCTTTTGTAAAGATCACCTCACCGTATAAACGTAAGTCAGAGTCTGCTGTGCCCAATGGCTGTCCAAAGGCAAGACATTTAAGGGTTTTAGCAATGTActtttgtttcacttttgttaCATACACAAGAGACATATTTGTAAAAGAATAGTCAAATTGAAGTAGCAGAAGCTGAGATATCATGACTCTTAGCTCCACAAAAACTGGATCCTACATTCCCATAATGCAAATCAAGTGTCTTTTGTTACACCCTTCCTGTTTGgtaaatgccaacatttttcaaacTTAACACCTCAAGTTTACAACACAGAATTGCTGTTAACAGTTTGAGACCTTAAGTCCAAGTTGAGATTAccttgatgacatcaccattacatcatcagggttattttctgAGATTTTAAAAAGCTCCTTTAAGAGCCACAGAAGTTTTCATGAGCTGGGTAGTACTCTTCATGACAAGTAAAGCAATCTTCACATGTCAAATTTGACTCACTCTTGTTTTTGGGCTGAGGGCACAAAGCACGTCTCATTAATCATTTGTCTCTATTTATTGTGTAATGTCCTGTGCAGATTCTTTACTTCTAACCCTTGTCCTCTCACAAAGCTAAAGTGGCGACTTTTCACGTCgggctgacagagagaaaataaatctgCTGCTCTTGTTGTAACAACCAGGAAGTAGGAAACAGGAAGTCTCACACCATTGACCAAAATATAAACCTCTAGGGTCATGCGTCATCTCTCACATTGTTGTAACTGCCTCAAGTGCGGGTAGAGGCTGAAATACTTTCCCTAATAAGTCGTCCCTTCCTGATATGTTTGTCTGACTATGAAACTGATTCCCATGACAAACttgttttttactgtttctGACATTGTgttaagttgtgtttcactgatTTTTCCATCACAACCAACTGAGGTACTTTATAATCTAAAGTACAAAGTTCTTGGTAGAGCATATACCTTCACCAACACTAACTCATATGTGAGTGTAGTTTGTGTTCTAGGATTTGCTTCctaatgaaaagtaatgcagaTGTCTTTAGCAGTAAGATGAATGTTAGACTTCTTTTCTTGAACTTGAAAGCAGCATAGCGGTGAGACTTTTTAATATAACGAGTTTAAAATTGCATTACATTTTTGGTTAATTCATGGGTAGATAACGTGTTGTAGATAACTGTCTTGCATTGCATCACAACCCTTTCCCTAATCTATTCGCCCCCATGTGGCATCCCTGTAACCCCACTGTCTTCTGTCTCTCATCCTACAGCAAAGAGATGTTTCAACGTGACCAAAGGCAACCAAGCTAACGAGCAGGTAACAGTTCAGTACTCTAAACCCAAAGCTCCAGCGCCTCCTAAGCTCcaggcccctccaccccccacAACAGCACCGGCTGCTGCGGACACAAGGACCTACCCGACACCTGCGCCTCGAGCTGTGTCGGCCAACCTCAAAAAGCCTGCTCCGAAAAAGCCTGGACTCAGAGCCCCAAACTGCCCTCCGCCTCTTCCTCCACCGTCACAGGCAAAAGAAGTTCCTTCTTAAGCACAGTGAGAAAAATGACATATGTGTCATTCATTAATAAGGTTGTTTTTCTTGTATCACACCTATCAGTGATGCCGGCTGTGGTCCGGTGTAACACAGGGTTAAATCTATCAACCAGAGTTTGCAGCAAAACACTGCTTTTCAGTCTGATGTTAAGTTGctctttaaaggggacctattgtgctcattttcaggttcatacgtgtattttgggtttctactagaacatgtttacatgcttagATGTTCAAAGAGCTCTtcattttcctttccttttctgtcggtgctggaacacctgtattcaccctctgtctgagacgctccattttagcgcctgtctctttaagcccagGGTATGGTCAGCAAAAcgtctaccatgaaaaatcaccaataaaagcttatGAACCAAAATCCTCACAACCAGACACGTTCCAACATAAATTTGACCGGAATCGGAGAAGAAAGGAACATTGGCAACCAAGaatacatgtttccctgacgttagcatgtagctacatgtagcagtgtactgaGGATTTTGCctacagggattacttttacatacatttacctcattatttgaaactttggccacatttaacaTGAACGTCTCGCATtctaacattatatatatatgacagcaaataaggaaaagcacaataggtcccctttaaacatAAAGGTTTCGTTATTGTAAGTCTGTGCTGTTCACTATCTTCCTTCAAGTGTTGCAGCTTAATTTCCTTTTGTTGGGTCTACAAACATTTCTGTAACcagctacatttatttatacttCAGTTACTGATGTCCAATATTTCTCAGTGTGCAAAGTAATTTCCAGAGAGCGAGTCTTTCTGGTATCTAGCTACACAATAAATTAATCCAGCCATCCAAACTGATTGCCAGTTGCTATGTGTGCTGTTTTCAGGGTGGCTTTTTTCCATAAATATACAAATTAATAGTGTTCATGTGAGCTCATTAAGTACAggaaaatgtaaataaactttTTACAACCACCTCCTGATGTATGATTCAAGATTTTGGGTTATTCCTGTAAATCAACCTTCAAAATTAGAcctgtaaaaaatgtaaataaatgcatattCAACCTAATTAGAAACATCTTTATTGTCAATTTATATCATCATAATATATCATTGGTATTGACTGCAGCATATGGATGTGAACTGCACTATGTGCTGCAGGCGCTCATACTGTAAGTACATATTTATAGGAGGTCAGTTAATATCTTCATTGTATAAAAGAACACATAAATGACAACTCTGCTTTAAAAAGTAATACAGGAGTCGGACTTCATAATCATAAAAGGTGCAAGGAGTCTCTATATATAAAAGTCTGCAGCATACAATGACCAATTATATGGTTCAGCTTTGGTTGCAACTAGCAAATACCAGTATTACTTGTCATATTCCCTCAGTCCATGTAGTCTAATAACTGAgatgttttatgtgtttatctAATGAGGCCTGAGATTCCAGATTTCTTATTTCCCTTTTTGTTTCCTAGTAGTGTATTCCTGAGTGAAAGGAGTTGACAGGAGATTGTAGTGAGGCCTAAAGGCTGTAATAagattaaatcttttttttctaatccCTACTTCCTCTCTCGTGAGTGACTGGGACACACACTGAACATCTTTTCCCCTCTAATGTGAGGAAGTGTGAAAAGTATAAAGTAAATGACTGCTTCTACACTGAGTTATGTTGGCGTTTCCTTTGAGATTATCTTATCCACATTCTCTGGCACATCCTTGCTGTCCACGCCTCTTCTTTGTTTCAGTCCTTTTTAAGTCCTGTCCTTTGAAAAAAgcattctccctctctgtgctgGGCTTGGAAACGTGCGGCACCAAGTCTTTCCCTCCTTTTAGGTACATTCAGCAACAGTTTTTCATCCGAACTGTACATCCTTGAAGCATGATTTGTATTAAAGTAAAGGATCCAACATTAAGGATATTGGATTGGAGTTTTCATGGTTATCCTGTCCAAAGAGCCAGCCTCGTTCACCATAAAAAGATTTTTGATGATTGATTTGATTGGAATTACAGAGAAATCATACATCAGCAACAGTTCTTTAGTGTCAAAATGTCTCAGATTTGCTCGGCTCAGACTTTAATTTCATCCTCGTCATCCATGTAACTGTAGGATATTTTGTTCTTGGAGTGGCTGGTGATCATCATCTCTGAATCTGCAACCTCCATCTGGCTCTGTCCCTTAAAGTGGCTGACGCCATAGTGACGCGCGAGCACATCTGTAGCGTTCTGGAACCGCTCACTCTCCATCCCAATCCCCAACCTCACTCGTTCAGGAGACCCCATCACCACATCAGGTACTTTGACAGAAAGCCCGACTCCGTTCACCTCCATCCCCTCCTCTTCCCACTCGGCCCCATGCGGGCTCTTCCTGCCCCCACAGTCCTCTCGCAGCAGGGAATCCACGTAGGAGATAGTGGCCGAGTCCATCTCTGATCCCTCGTTGGTCAGCCCGCACGCTGACCccgcctcctctccctcccaggTGTGGCCGTGCTCCTCTGGGTGGCCGTCGATCAGGCCCAACACCTCGCTCATGAGGGAGGGGCCGAGGTCAAAGGTGAAGGTGTCCAGAGAGGTGAGGGAAGGGAGGGAGTCAGAGAAGGCAGTGGAGGTGGGtttggggtcagaggtcacaatGGAGGTGGAGCAGGTGGATAAGATGGCCTCAGTGGGGTCGGTCAGGGAGCCACGGTGGATGTTAGGGGGGCAGGAAATGGGGAGGGAGATGGAGGGCTGCTGTCGCTCAGCGCGGGAGAGACGAGGCAGAGTGACGAAACCAGACTCCAGACCTGAGGACGCAGACACAGATTGATACAGGACATTCAGTGGcatgtattttgtttatgtgGTTGTGCCTTGTTTCAAACACTAAATAAAATTCAGTCACACTATTCACATGATTTATCAAACAATTCCAACAGGGGGCgatgtaaacccatctgaaaacaTCCTGCCAGCAAACCCCAGCCAGCAAAGTGCTGAGTTGTTCTGCCCTGTGAACAGTGAATCATCTACCCGACCGTGCCAGATCACTTAACAAGtcacacgctcacacactgCCGCCTCCATGACCCAAAGGGCTAAAATTACCACAGCATCTCTCAATCCCAGTCGCAAAGGGCAATGAGTCGGGAGGTTTTTCATACCAACTAGGGACAGGGCGGAGCTGGGGGGGCCTCCCTTGATACAATTTGCTGGCCTCCCCTGCAAAAATAATTAGGGGCTGATATTACTGGCTGatattactgtctttaagaggctgtggtgcGCTCATTTTTTAAGCTATCATGAAGGTAGTGGTATTTTGTGACTACTAGGCAACGTGATGCacccattggtaccaaccatatCAACATAGCTTGTCAAGAAGGGGGCTAAATAACCAATTGCAAGAAAGCAGTAATTGGTGAAACCAGCTTATGAGGGAATTATTTGGATGCTAACTTGCAGATTCTCCTATCCCTGTGTCATAATGCGTAATTACTAGAGAGTAGAGTTGCTCCAGTTTTCCCTACAAAAGTCAGCTGTGAATTATGTGATTTTAGTTTAAGATTTTTTGATAAGAATGTCTGCGTACACAACTCCAtataaaaaccacacacacacacacacacacacgagccaTAAGTTTGGTATTAATGCGAGCCACTCAGACGGCCTGTTGCCAGCTCTGTCTGGATCTCTGTGTGTTATCAGCGAGCGAGCGCTGCTGATTAAGAACCAAGGTGATTCATAAGGACATCTGGGGGAAATCTGTCTAGATTAGCGAGTAGAACTGATAGATGAGTttcactgcagctctgcagacaGTTTCCACTTCTCTGCAGTTTTCCACTTAGCACCGGTTAACTCATTTGACCCCTGTGTTTCACTTTGTGCAACCACAGTGCCATTTAATGTCAAGGAAACATCTACCCTTAATCTCGGGGACCATTTTTGGATTTGGTGGTGCACTTTTTCTTAATCCTCAAATGATTGAGCAAAAAAAGATGACAGGACATTATGTCAAGAAATTCCCAGGGGTAGATAAACTGCACTTTTCCAGTGATCCAAAACACTAAGCAAAAAGCCCAATGAGCTTCAGTCATTTTAAGGGGGAGAAATCCTGTgtaaaagacacattttcaccTAAACAGAAGCCTCAGTAGATCACCTacaatgtttaatttgtttaacAACACTAACACGTTTTTGCTCATATGGGTAGGTAGCATAAAGTGGGATTAATTAAGtattgctgaaaacagctgtctgctgtatCCGTAAATGAGAGTGaactaaaacagaaaacaccatGACCGACCCCTTTCACACACAAAGTTGTCTGATACATTGCTGatgtaaaaatattgatcataccatctttaaaaaatatgcaCAGGCTATCACCATACTCACCATAAGAGCTTTTCTTGTCCTCTGGTGTGCTGTGAGAACTGGGGAAGAGCACTTTGGCAGTGGGACTCCCATTCGGCATATCCACATCCAGCCTGGGGAGGGAGATGGCATTCTTGATGATGGGAGAAACGACTGGAGGCGGCGGAGACAGATCCTTGGGTCCTGCTGTGGCACGGTTTTCAGAGCCCCTCCTGATGTGACGCAGCGTCCTGGAGAAGAACGCTCCGATCTTGTTGTCAGGGCTGGAGACAGAATCTGTTTCCCCATTGTTCCCATTGGCCGTGCCGCCGTGGTTGCTGAGGAAGGAGGTGTCCCCAAATACGTCGCCACCACGGCCGACGTGCATGGTGTGGCGGAAGTCACCCAAAGGAGGGCTAATCATATCCAACGTGAGGTCGCCTTTATAGCGGCGCTtgctgtgggagtgtgtgaCCAGACCTTTTAGGCCTGACAGCTTTTCCTGAAGATTCATGTTCACAAGAGGTGAATGGCTTAGTATTTCTTGAAAATCAACGTTGAACAATGTCTGGAATTGCCTTTAATCCCAGTGAATGGCAAAACTGAATGTTTCTCCTCTTAGATTTGAGCCAAAAGCTTTGACAGTCCAGCAGTCCAAAGTACGGACCTAAGAAATAGCTCTGAAAGGTTATTCCAAGATCTTGAAAACGTGTAATTTGTGAAAGCTTGAACTCCAGGCCTGCATCGCCAAATAGTTC
The nucleotide sequence above comes from Epinephelus lanceolatus isolate andai-2023 chromosome 21, ASM4190304v1, whole genome shotgun sequence. Encoded proteins:
- the cdc42ep1a gene encoding cdc42 effector protein 1, which translates into the protein MNLQEKLSGLKGLVTHSHSKRRYKGDLTLDMISPPLGDFRHTMHVGRGGDVFGDTSFLSNHGGTANGNNGETDSVSSPDNKIGAFFSRTLRHIRRGSENRATAGPKDLSPPPPVVSPIIKNAISLPRLDVDMPNGSPTAKVLFPSSHSTPEDKKSSYGLESGFVTLPRLSRAERQQPSISLPISCPPNIHRGSLTDPTEAILSTCSTSIVTSDPKPTSTAFSDSLPSLTSLDTFTFDLGPSLMSEVLGLIDGHPEEHGHTWEGEEAGSACGLTNEGSEMDSATISYVDSLLREDCGGRKSPHGAEWEEEGMEVNGVGLSVKVPDVVMGSPERVRLGIGMESERFQNATDVLARHYGVSHFKGQSQMEVADSEMMITSHSKNKISYSYMDDEDEIKV